TCTCGAGGCCTGTATCAAAGAGCGGGAGCGCGCCGTGGATATAGTGAACGTTCTGCCCTGCGGAGTTACGTCCCCACCGCAGCTCGGACCACTCGATGTCTTCCTCGGGAACGTACTCGTCGGGGTTCTCGCGATCGCGCCCGAAACCGTCGACGCCACCAAGTTCCCCCCTCATGAGCACCCAGTAGAGCAGAAGATCGTAGTTCGTAGTGAAGAGGGAGCCGTCCGCGTCTAAGAAGCGTCGGAGGAACGAAACGCACGCGTCGCACTTATCCTGCGGGACCTTGAAGACATGCTCAGGGTGAAGTGCCCGAACTGCATCGATGAGACCACGCTTCAGGTCCGAGCGTGCGGTGTCAATGCGCGCTCGGAGCGTGGCATCAATGCCTAGCACCTCGCCCACGGCAGCGAAAGTGTCGAGCTGCCGCATGACCTGTTCGAAGTCGTGAGTGTCAACTACTCGGAATAGGGCCTTGAGCAGTGCGTTGTCCAACGTGTCAACGAAGCCATGAAGTGCGTTGTAGGAGAAGATGCCAGGGTCGTAAGCCATGCTGAAGCCGTTGCCAAGCAGCAGGCTATATGACCGCTTGCCCCTCTTCGCCATCTTCGCTTCAACGGTCGAGAATGGAATGACGTCCATTGAAGGGTCGGCGCAAGAGCCGTGGAAAGTGTGAGGGTGTCACCGAAAGCGTAGTGTCCACATAACGTCAAGTTGTGCTGCGGCCGCTTTCATAAAATACGGTTGGGCGGCCGCGCGGTACCTTCAGGTAC
This region of Gemmatimonadota bacterium genomic DNA includes:
- a CDS encoding DUF4917 family protein, which produces MDVIPFSTVEAKMAKRGKRSYSLLLGNGFSMAYDPGIFSYNALHGFVDTLDNALLKALFRVVDTHDFEQVMRQLDTFAAVGEVLGIDATLRARIDTARSDLKRGLIDAVRALHPEHVFKVPQDKCDACVSFLRRFLDADGSLFTTNYDLLLYWVLMRGELGGVDGFGRDRENPDEYVPEEDIEWSELRWGRNSAGQNVHYIHGALPLFDTGLEIVKEQYGEGYLLEQITKRIQNDEYPLFVTAGDGAQKLKHIRQNPYLHHSFQALATVTGSVVSFGFNFGPQDEHIITALAHAAKQPIPDKLWSVYIGVFSDADIERATEIAPQLKCKVHLFDSKTAPVWGR